GACCTATCTGAGGAATTTAGAAAGTTTTCAACAAACCATGGACTTATTGTATAGTTTCCGCTTCCATTTGAATCATAATGAGTAAGTCCGCCCCAAGAAAGATCTTTGCAATATTGCATTGAGATATTTAACCCTTTTAGTTGACTATAGTCGTATAAGCCTTTGGCGATCTGATCTGCAAAATTTGATGCTATTAATGCATGCCCTTGGTTCGGAACTAATTCTTGTACTATACTAAACCAATTATTACCCATAAGTTTAGATTTTTCCTCAACTGTTAAAGTTAAATTTTGTACTGTTACAAAGTAGGCATGAACTGCTTCATGCAATATAGTTCGAACTATAGATAAGTTTGTGGCATTTGACAGATTTGTATTGCTTATTGTAGTTGTTACTCCGTTATTATAAAACGGACTTGTAGATGCGTTTGATAATCCGGTATTTCCACTTTTTAATGTCCAATTGAACCCTCCACTTTGTTGTGAAAAGCTTGATACAATTGTTCCCGGTCCACTATCAAGAGTTGTTAATTCAATCAAAATATTATTAATGCAAGAATCTAATTGTTTGCTTTCAATTTCAAAAACTTTGTGGTAATTTCTACCCCCAATTATCCCTTCATTTCCACAAACCTTTACCTCCTGCCTGCTAACCTCTCTCCAATCAGAACAAGTATATAATGTCCCACCTATCCAATAACAATCTTTTTCTAGATACCTAATGGTTACAGTTTCACATTCCACTGGCATATAAGCTTTTGGATCAGATAATGCCAGTCTTTTAAAATGCAAATCCCCGGGCTGGAACTCCTTATTAAAACTCATATACAGATAAGCCTCCAAAGATGTTTTATCCGGTACGGAAGTCAATTCAGTAAAGCTGAATTCCTCTCTGATCTCTTCCGTATCCAAAGTCATAAAGGAATATTCCCCGATTTTTGAACGGGGTACCAAGAGCCGGGTTTCCACCTCTTGGTATTTCGATACAAAGCCGTTCAATGGGTAATGGAGAGGTATTTCATAATGTTCTTTTGTAACCACAGCATTTTCCCAATCCATCTCCAGAGGCTGATTATCAAAGGTGGTTTTCTCTGCCAATTCCCCTTCCATGAAAGTCCGGATCAGCTGAAGCTCATCTTGGGAGATCTTCAGATCCTGTTCCTTCGTACAGGAAAAAACTATCGTGGTAAATAGCAAGGGCGAAAATAATCGACCAAGCGATTTATTCAGATAAATGCATTTGGGGGAGTAAAATTGTTTTTCATAAAATTTGATTGGTTAATTGTCTAAAACTTCTTTAGTTTATTGATTTCCAGGGATAAATCAAAATCTGAAATTGTAATTTTCCATAATCCACTTTAAAAAAAACTGATAATTATAAGTCCTGTATCTTTACCCCATGAATCCTGCCGAGAAAAATGCATCCATCCTCAAATCCACGGCCAAGCGGCTGGGATTTGACTTTTGTGGGATAGCGAAAGCAGGATTTCTGGAAGAGGAAGCTCCCAAATTAGAAGAATGGCTGAACCGGAATTACAACGGGCAAATGGGCTATTTGGCCAATCATTTTGACAAGCGCCTTGATCCTACCAAACTCGTGGAAGGTGCCAAAACAGTGGTGTCGTTAATTTACAATTATTACCCCGAACAGAAACTTCCCGAAGCCCCAGATTCCATTAAACTCGCCAAATACGCCTATGGAGAGGATTATCATTTTGTGATCCGGGAGAAGCTTAATGAGTTTCTTGAAATCCTCAGAGAAGAAATTGGAGAAATTGACGGTCGAGGCTTTGTCGATTCCGCACCTGTCATGGAGCGGCAGTGGGCACAAAAAGCAGGTTTGGGTTGGCTTGGGAAAAATAGTCTGCTGCTGAATAGGGAAATGGGAAGTTTCTTTTTTCTGGCAGAATTGATCATTAACTTGGAAGTGACACCGGACATTCCATTGGCAAAAGATTACTGTGGCACTTGCACAGCCTGCATCGATGCTTGTCCTACGGATGCCATTGTGGATAATGGTGTGATCGACGGGTCCCGCTGCATTTCTTATCTGACGATTGAGCTGAAAGATGCCATCCCTAGTGAGTTTAAAGGCAAAATGGAAAACTGGGCTTTTGGATGTGATATCTGTCAGGACGTCTGCCCTTGGAATAGATTTTCCAAACCCCACCAAGAACCCAGGTTTCAACCACATCCTGAACTAGCGGGATTTTCCAATAGGGACTGGGAGGAAATCACCGAGGAAACTTTCCGAAAGGTTTTCAAAAAATCAGCAGTAAAGCGCACTAAACTTGCTGGACTGAAAAGAAATGTCGATTTTCTGAAATCAGAATAACCACATCAGAGATCTTATGAGTCCTAAAGCTCCAAATCTTAAATCAGTACAGCGGCTTTTCAAGCCCAAGAGAAAGAAAAGAAAGAATATCAAGGTGGGTTTGGCTCCTGGGACACTTGTTTATACGGGCGAAAAGGAGCTGCAGCAAGTGAATATCAACCTCATCACCTATGATGATTTTGAGTTGCTGGAAGAATCCATTCAGCTTAGTGAGTTGGAGCAACGAGTGAGTGAGAAGAAAAGGGTGCTTTGGATAGATGTAGTGGGGCTACATGATGTGGATATACTGGAGAAGATAGGTTTGCTGTTTAATATCCATAAATTGACGATGGAGGACATTCTGAATGTGGATCAGCGACCGAAATTAGAGGCATTTGATGACTATATTTTTGCTGCTCTCAAGATGATCCAGTGCCAAAGCCCAGAATCCCCTATAGATGATGAGCAGATCAGCTTTGTCTTAAAAGATGGGATTCTGCTGACCTTTCAGGAGAAAAAGGGAGATGTATTTCAGTCCGTTCGAAATCGACTGGCAGATCAAAAACGTGCAATCAGGCAGCGCAAGGCGGATTATTTGCTTTACGCTCTGCTGGATGCGGTGATCGATAATTACTTTATCGTCATGGAAAACGTAGGTGAGCGCATAGAGAATCTGGAATCCCAAGCCATGCTCGCACCGGATAACCAAACACTGAATGCGCTTTATGTACAAAGAAGAGAGATGATGGATCTCCGCCGGACAGTCTATCCACTTCGTGAAGTAATCGGATCTTTTGACAAATACGCGGATGACAAAATCAGCGCGGAAACCAGGCCTTTTATCCGGGATTTGTATGAAAATACTATCCAGGTAATTGAAACTATGGAAGTCTTCCGTGATATGTCATCGGGTGTGCTGGATCTATATATGAATAGCCTATCGAACCGCATGAATAACATCATGAAGGTGCTGACCATCATCTCCACAATCTTTATTCCACTGAGTTTTGTGGCGGGGGTGTATGGGATGAACTTTGACCATATGCCCGAACTGCATTTTAGGTATGGGTATTTTTATGTGATCGGGGGAATGGCTCTAGCAGTGCTGGGAATGCTCTATTTTTTCAGGAGAAAGGACTGGATCTAAATTTATTTTAACTTTAAAATCGTTTCCTTTCTTCCATTTTGAAGCAGCATTGTTTCTTCATCAAAGTCGTAATATCTCACTTGATCCAGAAGATCTAAAAATCTGGATTCAAAGTTCATGTTTTGACAGGCCATTCGTGTTGCACTGACTTTAGAAAAGCGAATTGCTTTATCCTTATCAATCTCGTATTCTCCGGTAATACGATTACAGCCACCACTGCCATTGATTAAGCTATTTTCTGAATTGAATATCAAATGTGCATCATTGGGTGATCCTGAAGTCTGGACTGGTGTGCCCATCATTTCGACCAGCGTAAGGTGTTTTCCATACCAGTTTTTATTCGGAAAAGTATCTGAGCTACAGCTGGCCAAAGTGAAAATAGAAAGGATGATCAGTAATTTTCTCATAGTTGCTTGGTTTTGCGTTCCTGCTTTTGTTCCAGCAGTAAACTGCCAAATCCAGTACAAAGACCCTGCTAGAAAGTTTACCCAAATGCTTTCAGGCTGATGTCCAGACTTTTCACAGAGTGTGTCAAAGCGCCCATTGAAATAAAATCCATGCCGCATTCGGCTACATCTACCAGCGTTTCCTCAGTTATTCCCCCGGATGCTTCAGTTTTGAATTTGGTGCCGATCATTTCTACTGCTTTTCGCATGGTATCATAGTCCATATTGTCCAGCATGATAAAATCTATTCCTCCTACTGCTAGCACTTCTGCTACTTCATCCAGATTTCTGGTTTCCACTTCTATCTTCAGATCCAGCTTATTGGCTGCCAGATAGGCCTTGCAGTTTTCTATAGCCGGTCGTATGCCACCGGCAAAATCCACGTGATTGTCCTTCAGCATCACCATATCATATAGTGCAAAGCGGTGATTTACACCTCCTCCGATGAGTACCGCCCATTTTTCCATCATCCGGAAATTAGGAGTAGTCTTCCGTGTGTCCATGAGTCTGGCTTTGGTATGGAGGATTTTCTGCGTGTATTGATGTGTTAGAGTGGCGATTCCGCTCATGCGCTGCATGCAGTTCAGCACTAGCCTTTCCGAAGAAAGTATGGATGCAGAGGCTCCTTTGACGATTAGACCTATATCTCCGTAGCTTACCCGATCACCGTCTTTTACCAGGAGATCTACCTGAAGATCAGGATCAAAAGTTCGGAAAATCTGCTCCGCCAGCTCCACACCGGCGATGATTCCATTGTCTTTGATGAGCAGTTTGGCCTGGCCGGTTTTTCCTTTGGGAATAGAGGATAGTGATGAGAAATCACCGGGCCCGATATCTTCGGCAAGAGCAGCAGCTATGAAGGAAGAAATGGCTTCTTCGCTGAGGTAGGAAGGTTTCATGCCCAAAAATAGGCAATCCCAGCAGGTAAATTTCCTTTTTTAAGGAAATGCTTTAGCCTTTAACAAACTCCAGACTATAAACTCTGGATTCGGAATGCTGAGTGGAGACTTTGATAATGACTTTATATGGGCCGGCATCACTTTGATATTCACCTATATAAGAGCTCATGGCTGGATTAGAATCACTTCTGAACAGGATTTGAAATCCCCGCGAAGGATTTTTTCTGAAAAAATCCCTCAAGACTACCTCTGCTTGGCTTTTAGAATAATCCCCCTGCTGCCCGTTTACATTTAAAGATATGCTGGAATCAAAATAACTGGCCAGATCACTGCTGGAACTGCTTTCTATGGCCGTAATGATGGAGTCAATAGACTGCGGAGCCACCCAATCAACCGAGGGAGAATGGCTGAGTAAAAAGATTGAAAGTATTATGCCTAATGCCGCGTTCATCGCCCTTGCTAGGCAAATACTAAGCCAAAAAAGGAATTATAGGATGCATTTTAAAGTTTATGAATTGCACGCTTCCAAGTTTTGTCTTATCAGGATTTAGGGGCTACTTTGCTCAAGAAAATAATATATTTGCGGAATGGATAAGAAAGTACTTTTAATGATTTTGGATGGTTGGGGAATCGCTACCAACCCGAATGTTTCTGCTATAGATAAGGCTAAAACTCCTTTTGTCGACGGCCTTTTTACCAAGTATCCTCACTCCAAACTGGAGGCGTCAGGACTTGCTGTGGGGCTTCCTGCCGGACAAATGGGAAATTCTGAAGTAGGGCACATGAACATAGGTGCAGGAAGGGTGGTCTATCAGGATTTAGTAAAAATCAATCTGGCCGTAGAAAAAGGAGAATTGAATTCGCACCCTGTGCTAGTAGAAGCTTTTGCCAAAGCCAAAGCTGGGGGAAAGAAAGTTCATTTCATGGGATTGCTTTCCGATGGAGGAGTTCATGCCCATATCACGCACCTGAAGGGACTTTGTGATGCGGCTAAAGCGAATGGACTGGAAGATGTCTTTATCCATGCATTTACCGATGGAAGAGATACTGATCCCAAAGGCGGAATAGGCTATCTTGAAGACCTCAATGAGCACTTGAAAAATTCCTCTGGTCAGGTAGCCTCGGTGGTGGGGAGATACTATGCCATGGACCGTGACAATCGCTGGGAGCGAGTGAAGCTAGCCTATGACGCGATGGTAAGAGGAGAAGGAGAAAAGTCAAAGGACATCATCGCAGCCATGCGAAAGTCTTATGAAAATAACGTTACAGATGAGTTTATCAGGCCTATCATCCATGTGGGTGCGGATAATAAACCTATAGCCACCATTGCAGAAGGAGATTTGGTGATTTGCTTCAATTTCCGGACTGACCGGGGCAGAGAAATCACCCAGGCACTCACGCAGAAGGATTTTGAGGACTTTAACATGAAAAAGCTGGATGTGGATTACATCACATTCACGAATTATGATGCGACTTTTAAAGGGGTAAAGGTGCTTTTTGAAAAGGATAACCTGAACAATACCCTTGGAGAGGTACTGGAGCGAGCAGGTAAAAAGCAGATTCGAATCGCGGAGACGGAAAAGTACCCGCATGTGACTTTCTTCTTTTCAGGAGGTAGAGAGACTGAGTTCGAGGGAGAAAGCAGGTTGCTTTGCCCATCTCCTAAAGTGGCTACCTATGACCTGAAACCAGAGATGAGCGCATTCGAAATTGCCTCTAAAATCAATGGAGAGCTCAAAAAGAAAAGTGCAGAATTCATCTGTCTAAATTTTGCCAATGCCGATATGGTGGGCCATACCGGAGATTTCGATGCAGCGGTCAAAGCCTGTGAAGCTGTAGATGCTTGTGCAGATAGTGTGATCACCACTGCGCTGGCAAACGAGTACACCGTAATTGTAATAGCAGATCATGGCAACAGTGACATGATGATCAATGAAGACGGCACACCGAATACTGCCCACACTACCAATTTGGTACCCTGTATCATGGTAGACAAAACTGATGTGCTTAAAGTTAAAGACGGTAAATTGGGTGATCTAGCTCCGACTATACTGAAGCTGATGGGCATAGCACAGCCGGAGGACATGACAGGAGATATCCTATTGACTGAATGATGCTACGCCTTTGTTCCTCTTTTATGTGGGTGATATGGGGTTTCGCATTGGGGCTTTCATCCTGTGCCGAGCCACCCAAAACTACCTTGGAGGAAAAGCCATATTTTGACCTAAAAGGATTTTTGGAGATCCAGATTGATGCTTTGGACGGTACAGAAGTGCGTAAGCTGTCCAAAATTCAGGATCAGGAGGAAACAGTAAATGTATCCTATGATCGGGAGGACTGGGAGGAAGAGTTTGAAGTGTTTACCCAAGCGGATATCAATAATCCATCTTCCGTAGATTCCTATCAGACTAGCGAATCAGCATCTAGTCTCAGTCATGAACTCAAGCCCAAAGCCAAGTCTAAAGTGAAGTATATAAAAGTTTACTTTGCAGGGGATAAGGTGGAGCGGATAGAACTGAGGATAGCAGAGGATAATCTCTTCTACGCTTCGGAAACCCTGGGGGAGCTAGTGATGAATACCTCTACCAATCTCATCGATCATTATTCTATAGAAACCACCCAGAAGATCTGGTTTCTGGATCCGAATAATATGAGCATAAAAGGAGATATAGAGCAATAAAATCTAAATAAAATAGGCATCCATTACGGATGCCTATTTTTTTATCTATCAAATAGCGGTGGCCTTTTGTCCTGCCAATCGCTGTTTTTCTGGATATAGTCTCCCATCAGTACCAGTTTTTCTTCATCGAAAAGATTTGCAAGTAAAGTGATGGAAGTGGGGCTACCATTTTCATTAAATCCATTAGGCAGGCATAGTGCCGGATGTCCAGTAAGGTTGGTGATCTGCAGCTGTTGTCCACCATAGCTTGGCGTGACGATGATGTCAAAGTCCTTCATCAGTGCGTGCATTTCCTCGATCAGAACGGTACGCTGACGGGCTGCTTGCACATATTCTACAGCCGGAATGAAGCGTGCTGCCCGGAACAAGTTAGGCCAGGCATTTTTATGCTGTGCGACTAGCTGGTCATCCCATCCTAAGCGGGTGAGCTCATCAAAAGCTGCCGCACCCTCTACCATCAGCATGAGCTGAATGGCGCTTGGATTTACGGAGGTTTTTAAGGTTACCGGATGCAGCTCAATTCCCTGATTTCTCAATAGATCGAGTATTTCTTCATTGTTTTTGGAGCCTGCATCATCTCCTTTGAAAAATTCCTGGAAATAGCCCACTTTGAGCTTTTTCGGGTCTGATTTTGCAGAATAGTTGAATGCTGCCTGGATCGAGCTGGCATCCATGGGATCTGCCCCATTCAATACCGAAAGTATGATCCCATTGTCTAGTGCTGATCTGGAAATCGGCCCGATTTTATCCATAGACCAGCTCAATGCCATTGCTCCATTTTTGCTTACCCGGCCGTAGGTAGGGCGAAGCCCAGTCACTCCATTTCTGGTGGAGGGAGATACGATGGACCCTAGCGTTTCAGTGCCTATGGCAAAAGGAACTAATCCTGCACTGACTGCCGAAGCAGAGCCGGCTGAAGAACCACTAGACCCTTGTGTAAGGTTCCAAGGGTTTTTGGTGACTCCACCATACCATACATCACCCATCGCCAGAGCTCCTAGCGTGAATTTTCCGACCAGCACTCCTCCAGCCTCATCTAGTTTTTGTACCACGGTAGCCGTTTGATCAATTTCCTGATCCTTGAATGGCATAGCTCCCCAGGTGGTTTTGGTACCTTTGACAGCGAGCAGATCCTTGATTCCATAAGGTATTCCGTGAAGGGGCCCTCTGTATTCCCCCTGGGCAAGCTCTGCATCCATAGCTTTTGCCTTCGCTATAGCAGTTGCTTCCATCAGGGTGATGAGACACTGAAGGGTGTCTGAGTGGGTTTTTATTCTATCCAGATAAATTTTGGTTAGCCGTTCACTGCTCAGTTTTTTGGATTTTATGAGGCTGGCTAGTTGATGAATAGGCAAGTAGGCGATATCGGCTTCTCTTTCTGGTAGGGCCACCTGCTCATCCATACCCCATTCAAGTGGGTTTTGGGTTTGGTCAGGTGTGAACCCTTTAGGTAAGGGGTTGAAAACAAGTGCCGGGGAGACGGAGTTATCAAGGGTATACTCCCTCAGCGACTCATAGCGATTGCGTTGATTGTTTAGTGTGCCTATCATGCTGTCTTTTTCCGCTGGAGAAAAAGAGAGCCCGATCAGGTCTGCGGCATGATCAACGGCAGAAGGGGTGATTTCTCCCATTTTTTTGCCGAAGGTGAAGCCTAGTGCCAGACAGGTGGCTGCGCCTAAAAGCATAAAAAGGCGAGGACTAACTGTGTTTTTTGATTCCATTGAATAGTTTTGTGTTGGTGGTAGCTTGAAATTGATCTTGTAATTTCTACTACCTAAGATAAATAACCTTATGGACCCAAAGTCTCCTTTTCCAGTTTTTCCTATGCATTTTCGTGGAATTCTCCTTCTTGCGGGGATGTACACCTTAGCTTGGTCTGCGATATTTAATCTGATGGATCAGTCCATTTTACTATGGCTGGCCGATGGAAACGAGCAAGTGGCGGAGTTAAGCCTGCGCTACTATGGGGGATTTGGGGTGTTGGTAGGGCTGTTGATATTTTTCAGCGCATTTTATCCGATTAGCTGGGTCTACTTGATTTTAGCTGGAATCACAGGCAAAATCATTTTGGCAATCTGGTTTGCGCTTGGATACATTCCTGAGTTAGGCTGGAACAAGCGCACCGGCTTTCAATTGATTTTTAATGAAGTGCTCTGGATCATTCCACTGATCACCGTTTTTCTCAGGGGCTGTCAGGTAAAAAATTATCTGGCGAAAAACCCGGAACAATAAAAAAGGAAAGCTATGGTGGGCTTTCCTTTAGTAGGGTGACAAAAATGGCCTAATCAGGTCACCAAAATCAAGATTAACAAAATAATGATGATGGCACCTACAGAGATGTAAACTCCACCTCCGGCTCGCTTAGCTTCCTTTTTCATTTCCTTTAGTTCCATTCTCACATCTTTGATTTCCTCCTTGCTCATAGTGCTGAAATCCATTGCTTTGATTTCATCTATTCTCGCCTCGATTTCGGCGAGCTGTTCCGTTTGGGCTTCCGTAAGTTCAGTTTTCTCATTTTTACCCTTAGTATCATTGGCAGGTGCAGCGACCAATACTTGGGTGGAAATAAATAGTGCAAAAACAGCTAATAATTTTTTCATGGATTAATGGGTTATGGTCCGGTAAGCACCTTGTCCAAAATTGCCGCCAAAGCCTGTCGCTCCCTGTGGGGAATTGGAGGAATTTTGGCTCTCTCCTAGCCAAAAATTCGTAACTTACCCGACTAATTTACCAAAGATCTTTTACTGAAAATCATCCTGAAATGTCCCAAAAACAGCCCTGCAAGCTATTTTTACTTGATGCTATGGCGCTTATCTACAGAGCCCATTTTGCTTTCAGCAAAAACCCCAGAATAAATTCCAAAGGCTTGAATACAGGCGTCATGTTGGGCTTTACCAACACCCTGCTTGAGGTCATAGATAAGGAAAAACCTACCCATATTGGGGTGGCTTTTGATACCCACGCCCCCACTTTCAGACATGAGCAGTTTGAGGCATACAAGGCCAATCGTCAAGAGCAACCCGAAGATATAGGGATCGCCATACCTTGGGTGAAAGAAATAGTCAAAGCTTTCAATATTCCGATTTTGGAACTGGACGGCTACGAGGCAGATGATATCATTGGTACTTTGGCGAAACAAGCGGAGAAGGAAAACTTCACCGTCTACATGATGACACCGGACAAGGATTATGGCCAGTTGGTAGACGATCATATTTTCCTTTATAAACCGGCCTTTATGGGCAATGGAGTAGATATCATGGGGCCAAATGAGATCTGCGCCAAGTGGGATATTGAGCAGGTGGATCAGGTCCGGGATATTTTAGGACTGATGGGAGACGCAGTGGATAATATTCCGGGAATACCTGGCATAGGGCAAAAAACAGCTGTGAAACTGCTTAAGATTTATGGTACAGTGGAGGAATTGGTGAAGAATACTGCCGATCTGAAAGGAAAGCAAAAGGAGAATGTAGAAAACTTTGGGGCACAGGGAATCCTTTCGAAGGAACTTGCGACGATCAAGTGCGATGTGCCCATAGTTTATGTCAAAGAAGACCTGAAGTACGAGGGAATAGATGAGGAAAAGGTCCGTGCGATTTTTAGTGAATTGGAATTCAGAACACTGGCAGCCCGGGTTTTCAAGGGGTCTGATCAAAAGGGTGCAATTCAGAAAAATGAACAATTAGGCCTATTTGGAGAGGCTCAAGCACCAACTGCAGCGAAGGCAGGGGAATTGGATTTTGA
This genomic window from Algoriphagus sp. TR-M9 contains:
- the queG gene encoding tRNA epoxyqueuosine(34) reductase QueG, which encodes MNPAEKNASILKSTAKRLGFDFCGIAKAGFLEEEAPKLEEWLNRNYNGQMGYLANHFDKRLDPTKLVEGAKTVVSLIYNYYPEQKLPEAPDSIKLAKYAYGEDYHFVIREKLNEFLEILREEIGEIDGRGFVDSAPVMERQWAQKAGLGWLGKNSLLLNREMGSFFFLAELIINLEVTPDIPLAKDYCGTCTACIDACPTDAIVDNGVIDGSRCISYLTIELKDAIPSEFKGKMENWAFGCDICQDVCPWNRFSKPHQEPRFQPHPELAGFSNRDWEEITEETFRKVFKKSAVKRTKLAGLKRNVDFLKSE
- the corA gene encoding magnesium/cobalt transporter CorA; this translates as MSPKAPNLKSVQRLFKPKRKKRKNIKVGLAPGTLVYTGEKELQQVNINLITYDDFELLEESIQLSELEQRVSEKKRVLWIDVVGLHDVDILEKIGLLFNIHKLTMEDILNVDQRPKLEAFDDYIFAALKMIQCQSPESPIDDEQISFVLKDGILLTFQEKKGDVFQSVRNRLADQKRAIRQRKADYLLYALLDAVIDNYFIVMENVGERIENLESQAMLAPDNQTLNALYVQRREMMDLRRTVYPLREVIGSFDKYADDKISAETRPFIRDLYENTIQVIETMEVFRDMSSGVLDLYMNSLSNRMNNIMKVLTIISTIFIPLSFVAGVYGMNFDHMPELHFRYGYFYVIGGMALAVLGMLYFFRRKDWI
- a CDS encoding META domain-containing protein, with amino-acid sequence MRKLLIILSIFTLASCSSDTFPNKNWYGKHLTLVEMMGTPVQTSGSPNDAHLIFNSENSLINGSGGCNRITGEYEIDKDKAIRFSKVSATRMACQNMNFESRFLDLLDQVRYYDFDEETMLLQNGRKETILKLK
- the nadC gene encoding carboxylating nicotinate-nucleotide diphosphorylase, with the translated sequence MKPSYLSEEAISSFIAAALAEDIGPGDFSSLSSIPKGKTGQAKLLIKDNGIIAGVELAEQIFRTFDPDLQVDLLVKDGDRVSYGDIGLIVKGASASILSSERLVLNCMQRMSGIATLTHQYTQKILHTKARLMDTRKTTPNFRMMEKWAVLIGGGVNHRFALYDMVMLKDNHVDFAGGIRPAIENCKAYLAANKLDLKIEVETRNLDEVAEVLAVGGIDFIMLDNMDYDTMRKAVEMIGTKFKTEASGGITEETLVDVAECGMDFISMGALTHSVKSLDISLKAFG
- a CDS encoding DUF4783 domain-containing protein; the encoded protein is MNAALGIILSIFLLSHSPSVDWVAPQSIDSIITAIESSSSSDLASYFDSSISLNVNGQQGDYSKSQAEVVLRDFFRKNPSRGFQILFRSDSNPAMSSYIGEYQSDAGPYKVIIKVSTQHSESRVYSLEFVKG
- the gpmI gene encoding 2,3-bisphosphoglycerate-independent phosphoglycerate mutase, encoding MDKKVLLMILDGWGIATNPNVSAIDKAKTPFVDGLFTKYPHSKLEASGLAVGLPAGQMGNSEVGHMNIGAGRVVYQDLVKINLAVEKGELNSHPVLVEAFAKAKAGGKKVHFMGLLSDGGVHAHITHLKGLCDAAKANGLEDVFIHAFTDGRDTDPKGGIGYLEDLNEHLKNSSGQVASVVGRYYAMDRDNRWERVKLAYDAMVRGEGEKSKDIIAAMRKSYENNVTDEFIRPIIHVGADNKPIATIAEGDLVICFNFRTDRGREITQALTQKDFEDFNMKKLDVDYITFTNYDATFKGVKVLFEKDNLNNTLGEVLERAGKKQIRIAETEKYPHVTFFFSGGRETEFEGESRLLCPSPKVATYDLKPEMSAFEIASKINGELKKKSAEFICLNFANADMVGHTGDFDAAVKACEAVDACADSVITTALANEYTVIVIADHGNSDMMINEDGTPNTAHTTNLVPCIMVDKTDVLKVKDGKLGDLAPTILKLMGIAQPEDMTGDILLTE
- a CDS encoding amidase; translation: MESKNTVSPRLFMLLGAATCLALGFTFGKKMGEITPSAVDHAADLIGLSFSPAEKDSMIGTLNNQRNRYESLREYTLDNSVSPALVFNPLPKGFTPDQTQNPLEWGMDEQVALPEREADIAYLPIHQLASLIKSKKLSSERLTKIYLDRIKTHSDTLQCLITLMEATAIAKAKAMDAELAQGEYRGPLHGIPYGIKDLLAVKGTKTTWGAMPFKDQEIDQTATVVQKLDEAGGVLVGKFTLGALAMGDVWYGGVTKNPWNLTQGSSGSSAGSASAVSAGLVPFAIGTETLGSIVSPSTRNGVTGLRPTYGRVSKNGAMALSWSMDKIGPISRSALDNGIILSVLNGADPMDASSIQAAFNYSAKSDPKKLKVGYFQEFFKGDDAGSKNNEEILDLLRNQGIELHPVTLKTSVNPSAIQLMLMVEGAAAFDELTRLGWDDQLVAQHKNAWPNLFRAARFIPAVEYVQAARQRTVLIEEMHALMKDFDIIVTPSYGGQQLQITNLTGHPALCLPNGFNENGSPTSITLLANLFDEEKLVLMGDYIQKNSDWQDKRPPLFDR